The sequence below is a genomic window from Sparus aurata chromosome 6, fSpaAur1.1, whole genome shotgun sequence.
AATTTACCAGCCGGGTCAATTACTCTTCATATTTCGCAGTGTTTTTAACCTAAATTGACTGCTGGCCATGCTCTCATTTGACCTGAGCAGAATTGTTATAAGACAGTAGGAGGGTTGTGTAGTGTAATAAATAGCATACTATCGCTGTATAAATTTCAGTTTTAACCTAATGCTAGTCAATCTGTAAAACAGCTGGTGACCCACCTGATCTCATTTTGTAAGGAGTAACTGAGTGATATTCTGCAGTTAACGTTCAACATTTAGGGAGGGTAATAAAAGCACATGCTGGTGAAAGCATACAGTGATAGTCTTCTcagtaaatatcaaaattcatCTTTGGATGATAAAATGATTTAGATGGTTCGGGCCACGACTCCAACCATGAAATTGATTCTGTGCACAACAGTGGATAAGCTACAAGCACTTGGAAAAGACAACTGCAGCAGGcatcaaataatttaaatgagTCTGCTCTATTTCTTTGTCTCTTGGATCAAATTGAAGGTACTTGGCCAAACACTGTACATGGCCTTACCTAAGACAACACTGCCCCCTACAGACTTTCTTGTGGAATagcccaaaaaacaaaatatagcctgaaataaaacatttgttgaaCTTGCAGATATATGCCAACAGACTACAACAACTGGTTCTGCAGATTAGTCCTTCCTTTTAATCAAATCAGTGAAATCACTTTTGTTCAATGTTAAACCTTTTTGGACCACTTTGACATTTTGCTCGGTTAAAACAATAGATATTCTTTAAAGAATTAAACCATGTTAGTGCCACAGTGCCATCAGTCTAGTTCCTAAAACCAGGTGCTATGTGCATCTCTTCATGAAATTCTAGCATAACTTATTTAAACATCTAGGTAACATCTACCAAACCAATCATAGTCTGGAATTTGCAAGGGACCTCTGTATTCGTCATCACAGTGCACCACATTTTACTGTAGCAGTTCACACACTACAATGTTTAGAACAGCAATCGTCTCATCATTAAACATAGCCATGTTCTCTGAAGGTGACTCAAAAAAGAGGAATTTAAACCACTATGGGTCAAGTGCATTGATTCACTGTTCTATTATGAAACAGTATTGTTATTTAGTGTGCTTTAAAAAAGCATACTAAATGCCCTAGTGtttcattaataaaacaaaacgaCAAATACAGCAAATCAGCTTCCCCACCATTGCAAAAAGTGTTGTGTGAGAGAGTGTaacactgtgtttttgttagttAGGATATTTTAAAAGgatactctctctctcctgtgctATGATCACAttctgctgctccagctgctggATCTTGCGCTCAAAGTTTTCCTGTTCATCTTTCAAACGCTGCACCGattcttctttctcctcactCACTCTggacaaaagacagaaatgtatgaaaggaaaacaggaaaacaataTTAAGTATCTCAATCAGGTATCACCCTAAATTGTTCTTCTCATATGAACTTTAACATTATCCTAGAGTTCAGTGGCATATAATACTGGTTACCTGGCTAGTTCTTCGATGAGGTTTGCAATCCTGCGCTTATCTTCAGGACAGAGGTCCTTCAAACAGACCAGGCTCTTAGCTGTGCTTGTCTCAGACATTGCCTGTACAAAGTATAGGAAGATGTAACAGAAGCTAGTAAATAAAGTCAGTCCGTATTCAGATTATCCATATGCTTTCCTCCACATTCAAATACTTCATCTGACACTCGTAGAGGGTAGAGAAAAACAgcccaaagaaaaacaattgttTACCTGTATGGAGGGGTGAAAAGTACCAGTGGGTGGAGAGAGGGAGTGCTCTGAAACTCCAGCAGCACTGTAATGGACAGACACTTTCTCCTTGGTGTAAGCCCCAGACTGCTCACTTTGGAAGTGGCTCTGTTTCTTGCCACTTTTCTTTAGTGTGACGTTATTCTTGCTGTCAGTGCTATGCCTGTTTCGCATCTTGACACCTCCTTTACTGAAAGTACTGGTTTTGCCTGGTCGAACGCTGAAAGGAGTCTGAGACTTCACCTCTCCATCTACACCTGAGCCAAAAGAAGAGGATGCCACATGTACATGGGGGCGCACAATTATCTCATACTGTGATCAGAAATTGTCCAGTGTCACTGACACTCACCAGGGACAAACGCCAAAGGCTGTTCCTCATCTGACACTGTGTGTACAAGTCAAAGATAACGAATTTTATTTAAGTATCTGCTTCCTGAAGCTAAATGTCAAATCAACATTTCGCTAGTTTACTGTTCTTCGCAAACAGCTGCCGCCATCAAATGCTAAACAAAAGCTCGCTATACAGATAACGTTACTGCAGATGGCCTTTGTATTGCTGTGAGCTCAGCCGCGTTTGGAAACTTAACCGGGTTGAATACTAAGAACAGCAAGCACTGCTACTATATGCACGGAGTTTCCTTATAACACATAATGTAAATGAGATAGCTAAGTTAAAGTCAAATGAACTAGTTACGTTAGCTGACTAACTTCAAGCTAGCTGTCTCACTTCCTCAGAAATAACAACTTTCTAGCGTTGACAGAAAAGTAACATTTGCGAGATTATTTCGAAAACTTTTCTAACTTTCTACAAGATATATACGAATGAGTAATGGACAACAAAGCGAATATAGTTTGTCAAAAGTAAGCATACCGCCATTCATCCAAAATATCCCTGAATTTTCACTTCTTGTTGCTGCTGCCGCCATGTTGAAACAACCGCCACCGCTCCCACAGAGCCAAGCGTTGCTAAGGAATTGTAGCCCCGCCTTTCTCCTTCAACTGGACACCCAATTGGCTAATCTGTAGAGAGGCAGCTTTCTATTGGCTCTTATATGTGTCAATCGTGCGTCGAAGCTGCACTTGTcgcttcctgtgtgtgttgccAGCTGAGCTGTTTGGAGAGAGGTGAAGGACACAGGGCAGGTCGCTGCAGAGGATGCTCCCAGGGTTTTGCAAACATTTGTAATTGCTATCTCCCAAATGGAGGAGCTGAAAGAAAGCTTGGTGTTTAAAGGTGTAGCTGAGAGACTGACGCTTGGTATCACTCGAATACTCGGTGTGTAGCATGGTTTTTGCTCTGAAACTAGCAAGCTAGCGGGCAGACTGACGTCCTACATGGCTGTTAATGAATGTAATGTATTTGTCCCTGTTGTGCCAGAGAACATGCCGGGTGTGGCCGATGTGCGTTTTGCAGAGAGGGAGCCTGCAGAGAAGAGGAGCCTGCTGTCATGGGAACAGGTGAAACATTTTAGACCTTAAAGACCATAAAGATGCGGTTTGGTTTCTGACACATGAACCTGCTCTGTTTGTTCCTCAGAAAAACACTTGTATTCTGCCAGAGGACCTGCGAGATTTCTATCTGACAACTGATGGATTTACACTAACCTGGAGCGTTAAACTAGACAGTAGGTTGCCTCATTAGGTTTATGTTGTGCCTGTAATAATACCATAGAAGTCGTAATTTATTTAAACTAAAGGCTCCTATTTAGATTAGATGATGCAGGTAAATTCAATTTCCCtcgccgttttttttttaagcactgTGATACAATCATaagtgtgtggttgtgtgtcttTCAGATGAGTGCGTTCCCTTAGGATGCATGATGATAAACAGTGTGGCCAGGCTGTGCCCACTGCTCCAACCAGTAGCTATATTCTCTCTACCCAATGCACCCTCACTGGTCGACCTGGACTGGGAGGAGAGCAACACAGAAAGTGGTAAGGCGCCTCACCTGTCAGATCCTCATGTGGGCTTAACTCAACAATTACAGCATGTCAAGTTTGATTAagtctgtttgtgtgctcaGCTGTGCAGAAAGCAGGCTAATGAATGAAATGTTGATTGGAAAGTAAATATTTATTCAGGATTCATTAATGCTATCTGCCAGGGACGGGGCGTGCTCCCGCTGCACCACATTTTGATTCCCGGAGCCGCATCTTCGAGCTGGATTCCTGTGGTGGGAATGGCAAAGTGTGCCTAGTCTACAAGAACTGCACCTCAGGTGTTCTGTTTGTATTCACAAATTGCATCATTAATGATATTTCCACACAAAAACGTTGAGCTCAAAGTTATTCCTACTCAAATGTATAGCCTCTAACCTATGTTTAAATACtattttcttcatctagttGTCTTTCCTTGTGTTTTCCAGGTGTCGTAGCCCAACAGAGTGAAATTTGGTTCCTTGACCGCTCGCTGTGCTGGCATTTTCTGACAGGAACCTTCACTTCCTACTACAGACTGATGATCACCCACCTCGGTCTGCCTGAATGGCAGTATGCATTCACCCCTTATGGTCCCAGCCCTCAGGCCAAGGTAACAAAGTGTCTAGTCACTCTGTCAAAGGCCCTGTGTTGTGGTTTAACTGGCATCTGCAAAACTGTAAGTTAGTCTAGTACTGTTTAGCTGCATtgtctgtttttcacatttcttttttttttttgcattctttCTGGATCTATCAAACCATTAGTTAAAAAGTTGAATACATTATGCTGTAGGGCCTACTATTAATGGTTTGTTGACTTCAAGTGTAATATTAAACAGCCTACAGTCATTGGTTTAtgacttaatataatattttatgaaTTATTTTACAGTATACTGCAATGTTGGCTGATTTAACACTTTGACGATATGACACAACACTCAAAAGTTTAAAGACACctacacaacaaaaataaatcctACTGCTAGTTTTCAAATTTCCTATTATATACAATTCCAAAGTCCCAAATAGTTGGAACGCTttgtaaaacatgaataaaacacaatgtGTTAGTTTGCTTTGGCATATATCATTGATTTAATGAGCATATGCTTAATTTGATGCCAGCATCacgtttcaaacaagttgggacaggaGCAATGAAAGACTGTGAAAGTTGTGGAATGCTCAACAAACACCTGAACATTCAACACCTAAACAAGTTCATTGGTGACAGGTGATGGTATCATGACTGGGTATGAAAGGGGACCGCCCTCGAAAGGCTCAGTCATTCATAAGCAAGTATGGGACAAgattcaccactttgtgaaacatgttataTATATAATGATAGAAGAAAATGGGCTCGGGAACCCTTTGTTAAACTGTTGGCAGTAAACACAGTTGGTTTGCTTGAttacattctgtttttaatttatgttttttaattggAATTGTATTGAATTGTTTTGTAGGCTTTGTATAATTTCAAAACCTAcacaattaatattacacttgAAATCATTGCAGGTATATATATTAGTTTATAAACAATGTTCCCTATACAATATACTACAATGTTGGCTAATTCAACACTTCAAGAAAATTACACAATATTCTGACGCTGTATTTTCCATCAAAGAAATTGCAAAATCCTAGTACCTCACAGATTTTCTATATCGGATGTAAAAACATGTTGCAATGTCTCTGTAGTTGCTACAGTTATACTTTAGAAATAGacattataatgtgtttttggacCACATAACTATAAACAATATTGTAaactctctgcctcctcttccctctACAGCAGTGGGCGTCACTTTACCAGCCGCTGATTTTCAGCACTGAGCATAGCTTTGCTGATCCTGCTGGAGATTCCTATCTCAACAAACTGGATCCTACAAAGGCCTTCAGAGGCAAAGCCAAGGTACCCGTCCTCAAGAAGAAGCAGTCGACACAGGGCAGCTCTGGGAGCGCTGCCAAGAACCAAGGCAGCGCAGGAAAACACTCTGGTGCAAAGCGGTGAGGCCGTTCCCATCtgaggaaaacatttcaaagaaCTCTATTGTCCATACAGCAAACATGGCTTAGAAGAGCAGTCTGCTATTCAGTCAGTAACTGGTGTGATGGCAGCTGTAATCTCCATGAGAGCATCCCGTCCAAAACTAAGCTGGGAATGCCGAATTTCTAAATAGATGCATTATCAGCGTTTTCTTCAGCTCAACACAAGGCTGCACTGGTCTGAAAATGTGTGTCTAACTTGAATATATGTTAGAGGTGATTATAAAACACGAGTGATAATCTTGAGGATCTTACGTTTGCTTACCGTTCACTGCTGATTGTTAGTGATGGAGAAACAAGGCTTTCTGTTGCACTGAGGCTTTCCAGGCAATTGCATCACCAATAGATTCTTTATTGGAGGCATCATTTAACACAGTGGTCAccagtgacatctagtggtaaAAATAGCCAGTTCATAAAAGATGATGATGCTCTGATGACGCAGCACAAATAATACTGACATGTAGAAACAAATGGTACCACTGCTGTAACAAACAAGGACTCGCTTACACTCTATAAAGACACTGTATTAGTTTATATTTGCAATTATTGTCACTTGCACATATTCAATGCTTTATCTATCATACAAggaaaaaatatacatacaataCTTGGTATTTTATACAAGTGCAGATTTAGGTAAATTACACTTGATTCCATGTTTATGCGACTGTAAAAttgcaggaaacaggaagaaTGAACATAATACTGTGAAAGTGCGTGTAGACTTGTATCAGTCTTAAACTCAAAATGAGTTGATCACTTGAATCTGCTGAAGGTGCATGCAAATCTCAACCAAATTACATGTTGCATTATCAAATACTGGCAATAAACCATCCAGCTAGGGGTCGGTCACCGGCCATCGCATCGCCGCAGTCCCTTGCTGATGCTCTGTAAACTTCACATACATAAAAATGAGTAGTGATTTCTGCTTGAAAACATCCGCTCTGATGATTCCATATCAATGAAGCGATGTGAGGAGGCTACATTCCAGCGTTTCTTAGCTTTATCCATTTAGAGCTCTTAATGCAAAAGGTATCCTACTGTGCAGACCTAATACACATTTAGGATTAAGTTTTTGGTTCAAGTACTCTGAAGCTCCAACATAGTTAATCAAGACACATTTACACGTTCTTGCTTTGGGCTGCTGTGCACCAGATACTTGGAAAGATGAATGTGTAAATTATCTTTGGTTGTGCTGCTGCCCTTTCAAGCTGCGAGGAGCCACTTCTACTGTTcctattttattgatttaaaaaaaaaaaaaatgtttatttaagtGCAATATATGGGGACTGTTTACTTTTCTTTACATACACTGTAGTTTCTTGTCTCATGGAAGCAACCTCCTGATGATTATTTTACtgattgtgtctttgtgtcttacACGTTTACATCAGCTGCTATCACCtcaataaaaacatgaagtAGAAGACGATTgtgttggctttttttttttcatccctcgTGTTCAATGTATAAAAATggcacattttgttttcagtgtacaTTAACTAGAATAGCTAGGAACATTAAGCCATAGATCTCTAGAGCTGCAAAGGGAAGCAGTTTAAGTGATTAGTCgattgaaagaaaattagttgccaactattttgataataaatTCGTCGTTTCAGTCAATTTTCAAGCAAAATTTTGAAATATTTGCCAGTTCCAGCTTCTTGAATGTAAggatttactgcttttctttgtcatttatcatAGTAAATGAgaagtctttgggttttagactgttTGTTGGACAAAAAAAGCAATCTGTGGGTGTCACTTTGACTAAATTAGGCAGATCaattaacaatgaaaataatggttTGTGGCTGCTCCAAAGTATTGaataaaaatatagaatatctattaatgtgtattttgaaTGTGTTGCAGTCTCTCAAAAGTAAACCTGTTGAGTCAAGATGAGTAactgatgttgatgatgaaatTAACTTCCTATAACAGACTCTTCAATTTGAATTGCCCAAGGAATTACAAAGTCCTATTTGGGTCCATGTCTCTTGAGTCCTTCTGTCCCCATTGGAGCAGTTTGTTTTTGGTCTATCTTTTAACCCTTCATTATCATGGAATGTTTCACAGGGCTTTATGAGGGATACACTCGTGTCTCAGACACATTCGTTTGCacagatgttttctttcttccccaGGGGGGCagtctcctcctccaccagcgcCTCGTCATGCTCAGAGAAGGCACGGTGGTGCATTTCCACAAACACCTTATAGATCCCAGCACCCAATACTCCACCGATTGGGGGGGCAACTAGAGGCACCCACCACCACCCATTTCCAGCCCtatgaagacaaagacagataaTCAGAAACAATTATTTTGCAGAAATATTTAAATCAAGTTTTTAACCATTTGCATTTTTAGAAACAACTAGTAATATCCTCTTAAAGGATAATTTAAGTACTTTTTAATCAGGACCCTATTTTcccatgtttttgtgtctaagtGACTGTCAGCTTCTAATcaaatgtgtttacagtaataaaaaataaaacattttgttagtCTGGTGGCTTTGGAGAGGGTGATAGTGTCTGTTTCCGGATAAACATAAAGGTGTTATACTATTGACACAAAGGTCTATCTTTTTGGAGTTCCTTTCCATAATGTCATCAGACACTAACAATAACAACCCAAGCctgcaaaaacaagcacttttagtgGATGGACATTAATGAGGGGCAATAGCCGGAGGGATTACATTGCAGATTGCATGGCTGCAGAGCTCTTACTCAATACTGGAACCAATCCCAAAAACCGTTGTGTCCATTAGTCacttaaacacagagaaatgggAAAATAGAGTCTAGATTTTGAAATACTGCTTATCGTTTAAAGTTTGTGCAAAAACAACCTTGGTCAGTTAATGATTAACAGAGATGTTTGTGCCTGACTGACACTTAGTTAAGGTCATGTTCAGCACGACCTCCCATTCGAGCCAAAACATCCTTCCTACCTGAACACATCAGCGCCCCAGCCTGCTATGGCAGTGAACACCCTGGGTGCGATGTCTCTGGTGGGGTTGATGGCATAGCCGCTGTTGCTGCCCAGGGAAATGCCAATGAGCAGCACCAGGAGACCCACTGCGACGGGCTCGCTGCCCGCTGCTGCAGGTTTGTTCCTCTGGTCGGACAGAGCAGTgaggcacagcagcagcatggctGTGCCAAACAcctggcacacacacagcacaaacacCACATGTAAATGTGTGCTAAGATAACTGTGTTAAACAGTACAGTAAGGATAATGGTTAGTGCGGATCCTTAAATCCAGTTTCATGGCTACCTGGTCAATGAATCCAGCCAGCAAGGAGAGGTACGATGCAGGGTATGTGGCAAAGATACCCGCTGTGGCCTTCACACCAGTAACCGTCAGGTTTCCTCCACAGTAGTCATATATGGCTTCTGTATATGGAAACAACATTGAGAAGACAGATGCTCTTAGATATATGTCTGGCATTAGGAGATGGAGAAGTAAATGTATAagattcagtgtgttcagtgaCAAGCATGCACCGTCTCCTCACCGTAATATACAGCATAAATCGTCCCTGCTGCCAGAAATGACCCCAATAGCTGCGCAAAAATATACAGAGGCAGCATCTTCCACGCAAGGCGGCCGTAGGCGCACATTGTGAATGACACAGCCGCATTCATGTGAGCCCCTGACAGAGGATTAAAGCAAGGAGAGGTGTTGTGTCAGATGATGGTGATGTGTGATGAATTCATAGGATTCTGATTTTGAACATCAGCTCTCATACCTGAGACCTTCCCTCCGACATGGACCCCCAAGGCAACACCCAGTCCAAAACCCAGGTTGATGCTGATGTACTCTCCAAACGCTCCCTGTCCTGTCACTACCTGGGCCACGGATCCTAggccaaacacctggacacagagaaagagagacgatCATTAAAGAGACACAAATTATAGGGGGAAACTTACGAGCAGTCTAATTTCGGGAAGTCGCTGAAGAAGAGTGTTTCGTTTAGATCATTTTAATGAGCATTTCCTCTCCTTCATTTTACTCTTGACTCCGCTGAAGAGACTATTACAAAAAACAGCTGACACTAAATAACAGCAGCCATTCAttcaggaaacaggaaacatgtgGTTCCTCCTTAAAAAGTCATGTATTTAGGTCAAGAGTAAGCTCGCTTTCCCAAGTGCAAGCACAGCAGGTTTATGTCCATATTCAAAAAATACGAAAAGcctacgagtgtgtgtgtgtgtgtgtgtgtgcgcgcacactCACATGCTTGTGCCATACTCAGCATGTGCTATTGTAACAGCTGACAGATAACATGTGACTTTGGGTGCCCTGTCCATGTGGCCCACTGCCTGACCATTCCTCTGGTAAACTTAGATTTCCGGGTTCACCCACTTCAACTCACCAATCCCCACTCAGGACCCCAGCCATGTGACGGTGAGATGAACTCGTGTGTGTATTTGGTAGAGGGAGCAGGTTATCAGGGTCAAGTACATAGCATTAATAATTAATGGCGTGTGGGGGTTAAGAATGTTCAAAACAGAACTAAGAGCTTATAAATGAGGTGAGATTGTCTGTCAGCAGAGTGATGGATTTAAGACGCACGCCTGGCTGTTTCATTTTGCACATTACTACCAAACAAGCTGTGAGAGCATGAAGCACTGGAGACATCTTTTGTAATGGGGTTGTCTTACCATCATGACATATGTGCAAAGGAGTTCAGCGAGTCCCACACGAACTACTTCATTCTGTAGCCAAGCTCTGGGTCGAGTTACTCCTCCCCGCTGGTGAGAAACCCCTAGTTCTATTGACTGCACCAAGTCCttcattttcctcttcttcttcttcttcttcttcttcttcttcttttgttttttttttggttgagtTTATTTTCAAGTTCAGCAAAAACTAAGATCAAGTCCAGATTTCCTCGAGGAGTTGATGAGGTGCCTCCCGTGTCACACAGTAGTCCACAAACAGGTCTCCTTTgggcttttttcccctcctctttcctccccctcttctgACTTCTCTGCTTTTCCTCTACCCTGCACgctttctctttgtgtgtgtctgtccgcACACACACCCATTGAGAAAGGTCCACACTAACAGCCGTGACCCAACCCCCTcccgctctcacacacagtcagacccCTCCCCCGATAGCTCTGAATCGGGGTACTTAAAATAGAAAAGATTAACCTTTAGTTGAAATTGGTAAGACACTATTATCAAATGTTTCTCCTTGTAGTTGCTCATCTTCAGAGACATAGATAATACATACAGATAATACATCTAATTTACAATCACATTCCTCCCTCATATGTGACTCTGTTTGAGTCACATGGTTGTTTAGTCTCAGTGAAAGATGTTTCACAGTAGCAAAAGTGGAAGTAGCTTCTTCTGTAAAATGTTTGGTAACTATAGATGTTAACGTATGGAGGTTATTTAAGGTGCAAAGTACAAGGTTCGAGGAAGGCGATTCATTTATCACACAGGGTTGTATTACGAAACGCTAGTTGTAGTCACCTAATGCAACTcacaaaatagaaataaattCATGGGTGAATtcataagttaaaaaaaactgctgttttgGAGTTCCGAGGATGAGTCAAGCGGTCTGAGgtgctgctctgtagtctggttcctcagcagcaggaagaaCAGGCTGCTGGTTTTTCATGAATAGCATAAATTCTACATATTGTTTTATGTACGATCTGCAGCATTTTGATCATGTCGCACAGTCGCTGTGATACAACAAATGACTTTAACTAATAAGAGAACACAGATCAGTGGGGCAATAGGGAGTATTGATTAGAAGGACAGCGTCATTGATTGCAGTCACAATAGACCTAAGAACGGAAATTTCCTTCGTCATCTCGTTTGGTAACATGTTCAAAGAAGTCATTAACAATTGAGTTTGCGGGCCTGTGCTCTATGAAGGAATCTGCTCACTTGCTGGTGGAAAATTTCACGTGTGTAGCAAttggtgtaaaaaaaactaaacgtATTTGACCCGTGAGGGGtttgtgttgtcttttgtgCAATTTGCAGCATTTCTGTACGCTACATACTGAAGCCCAACCGATACTGGATTTCTGGGGTCAATACCGATATTAGGGGGGAAAACTGTTTTATAATGATATATTTGACGATATAAACATgttccctcaaatgtggttatcaaacgcCTCATGTGTTATGGAGGCAAGACATttcacagtttaacaataaactttagtCTTACAATTGACATCCGTGCACATAAACATAATTCAATGATTATTAATTATCTCAAATATCTTATTATGCATTATAAGctaaaagcaaaaagcaaaaaaaaaaaaatatcagcaaATATTAGGCAACATAAACACCAATACTAATATGTATGTGTAAATGTCAATATCACCCAATAATATCCAGACAACCAATATACTGACCGACTCATATAATGGCTCTACGTACTGTATGCTGTCATAATAATGAATGCGTTTCTTAATTTGCTCATGTTCCATtcattttctgtgtcttttaaaaatgcagtatAGGTGTTGTCAAAGTGgtcatgatgttttcttttgttctttggggtttttttcttgtgatttAGTTAGTGCATAGAAAATCAAATTGCTTTATTTCAGTGAAGCAAGCTAAAACCTTTTTAGACAGAGGATCCTTTTTCTGCATTACAGCTTTTGATGAGGAGAAATAGATAGTGGTGCGTCTATCCAATGCCATTTCCATACCTATTTTGCTTGCACTGCAAGCTGGTGATGATTATATGTACTTTGCACACAGCAGACCAAACCTGACACCTGGATCGTGGGCGTTGTCGGGGGTTCATCAGACTTCAGCCTTTCGACCCACAGAGGTCAGCACAGCAGGGTTTTTCCTCTCTGCAAGAAGAAGTGTGGAGTTAATATTTAACCAACATTTATTTCCACTATTCAGTTAATCGCCATCGTGATAATTATGAAACATTACAAAAAGGGTGTCTAAATAAATTCATGAATAGCAAATCTGAGGaatgatttattgttttattgttcttgTGATGGATGCTCTTTACAAGCACAATAACTGTggcataatgataataataataataataatagtggcATATGATTGCTTCATGTCATGGTTCATGATTCAGTGTCTTGGTTCTATGTCTTTTTGCACGTTTTGTACCTTATGTTTAGATTTTTTGGTTCTGTctcttgtgtcttatgttttgattctatgccctcttgtgtctcttgtcctttcagtgtctcctgtgtaTTCCCTGTTgcagtttgtctccctctgtctgtcagtagccccattcacactggcttttgggtACAGCTTTAGTTCGCAGATTCCCTGCCTccatctcagtgtgaatctctcggagCTGTttaggggtgaaatttcgctctggCCCTGATACGCCTCTGGAGATAATATCAGGTATCAGGTATCAGTATCAGTGTCTTCCCCTCTGTGCATCCCcccctcgttacctcacctggccacctccctcctctctctcctcacctgctcctcgtCCCCTCATCAGTGTCTCTGTATTTAAGTCTTTGTTTCCCCTTCAGTTTTTGCCAGTTTGTTGATTCTGTCTGGTGTTGTGTGATGTTTTTCCTTCTGTCTCCAGTCTCCCAgtggtatgtgttttttttttttttaattagatttcTGGTTTTCcgatgtttgatttgaactttgatttttttttct
It includes:
- the tpgs2 gene encoding tubulin polyglutamylase complex subunit 2, with the protein product MEELKESLVFKGVAERLTLGITRILENMPGVADVRFAEREPAEKRSLLSWEQKNTCILPEDLRDFYLTTDGFTLTWSVKLDNECVPLGCMMINSVARLCPLLQPVAIFSLPNAPSLVDLDWEESNTESGTGRAPAAPHFDSRSRIFELDSCGGNGKVCLVYKNCTSGVVAQQSEIWFLDRSLCWHFLTGTFTSYYRLMITHLGLPEWQYAFTPYGPSPQAKQWASLYQPLIFSTEHSFADPAGDSYLNKLDPTKAFRGKAKVPVLKKKQSTQGSSGSAAKNQGSAGKHSGAKR
- the aqp7 gene encoding aquaporin-7 — protein: MKDLVQSIELGVSHQRGGVTRPRAWLQNEVVRVGLAELLCTYVMMVFGLGSVAQVVTGQGAFGEYISINLGFGLGVALGVHVGGKVSGAHMNAAVSFTMCAYGRLAWKMLPLYIFAQLLGSFLAAGTIYAVYYEAIYDYCGGNLTVTGVKATAGIFATYPASYLSLLAGFIDQVFGTAMLLLCLTALSDQRNKPAAAGSEPVAVGLLVLLIGISLGSNSGYAINPTRDIAPRVFTAIAGWGADVFRAGNGWWWVPLVAPPIGGVLGAGIYKVFVEMHHRAFSEHDEALVEEETAPLGKKENICANECV